A stretch of DNA from Ammospiza nelsoni isolate bAmmNel1 chromosome 10, bAmmNel1.pri, whole genome shotgun sequence:
CCCTGGCTCCTCTGCCCGGCTCCCCCGGCTGTCCGGGGAGGGGAcgctgcagcagctctcacaTTCTATTGATTTCTGTGGTTTCATGGCAATCCACTGGCCAAAAGGCTTGAAAACCGCACAAAACAACATCTCTGTGTGAGACAGCCCTTGTTGGCGGGGGTACtctccagggctctcctgcctgcaggagcagggaggatgaggaggttTTTGTGCGTCAGGGATTCGTGTTTTGGTTTCGGGGCTGAGTGGTGGAAGATGAGAGCGGCGAGAAGGAAAGCAGCcgtgttcagcagtgctggtgcgctgcctgccctgctgaaTGCCCTGCTGGAGGCGGGCACGGGCAGCCCCTTGCCCTGGCACGCCCGGTGCTGCCCGGCcaccctgtccctctgcagggagGCCCTGCTGGCCGCAGCAGTGCTGCGATCGCCTGCAAGGTGGGGCTgcgcctgctgctgctgtcctgcctgcctggcacagcGGTGCTGCGATCGCCTGCAAGGTGGGGCTgcgcctgctgctgctctcctgcctgcctgggcacGGCGGGGCTGTGGGCACGCCTTTTGTAACTGCGCTCTCATCTCCTGTGAATCCATAATCCCAAGGGAtgggcagagccacagcctcctggagctgcactggTGCAAATTAGAGTGAGGTGGCCCTAAATTGTCCCAAGCATATCCTGAGTGGCCGTGCAGTTGGAGGGCAGTGACTCGAGCtcactggggcagggctgggtttcAGAGGGGACCTGGTGCAGTCTCTCTGACTCCCTGGTGCAGGTTTGAGCAAAGGGGACACAGTGCCACCCTCGAGCACTCCTGGGCAGTAGAATCCTCTCTGGGCTCCCAAAGGGGGTGCCAAGAGCCCCATGCCACGGCACATGTCCATGCCCTGTTGTGGTGGCTCCtggggagcccccagccctgctgggtgagctcaggggctctgggtgcccccTCTTTTAGCAGGGAGGCTGGGAACTCTCCCTGGCCTGTTGGTGCTTGTGTCCTGGCCCCATGTGCTGCCAAGCTGGGGAGCAGCCTCTGAGAGCAAACCTGCTCCACTTGCTGTGGAGTCTgagccccaaatccctcaggCATTCCAGGAAGGGCCCTGTGCCCTTGGGGAAGGtacaaaacacagcaggagGGTTTTGCTGTCGCTGTGTGCCATCCCCCCAGAGCTCCCCCctcctcagcccagctctggaaaagcacagacccagcctgggccctgctcatGGGCTGCCCCCCGAGGGTCCCCATCCCAATCCCTGCCCCTCTGGAGCCCTGGgccgctgcccctgcccgggcaCAGCCAGGATCCCTTCCCCTGCACAGGGTGTGGGTCTGTCCTTGCCGTAGGGACTGGGGAAATGCCTTGCAAAGCACAAGGAAAGTGCTTTCCAAAACACAGGGATCCCAGCCCCAAAGTGGCTGGCTTTCCTGCCGCTCCATAACACCCCATGATCTCACACTGGGACAATGAGGATTTTCAGATGAGGGCACCATTTCCTTTTATTGATATGGCCTGGAAAccgcaggcagcagcccagtgGTTTTCCACAATGTAAATTGTCCACTTGTGGAAAACAGCCCTGAGAGCTCTGGAAAccctcagtgctggggctcagggaaTTCCTCCCACCATGGGCTTTCACAGGCTCATTGGAGTCACAGCAGGACTCACTCTGACTGAGACATTTGTTTTTCCAAGATGTTAATCCTTGGGGGAAAAGCAACAACTGAGACATGTTTATGTAAACGGTGTCAATGTGGTGGCTAAAACAGCAATTCTGGCAGGGGCATGtgtgtttgcttgttttcatgGAGCTGATGGCAAGGACCTGTGCTTCCCTTTGCcgtgtgccagggcctgcccactcATCTCCCTCCCAGTTCCAGCACGCTGGGATTGGCAGGGCTCCCCTGGCATCACCCGCTCCAAGCCTGGAGAGAGGTGGCTCAAAAATGTGCTGACAATCCCTGTCAAGGGCTgccagcaggggctgagctctgtgctaTTCCAGCTCCTGAAAAAGAAGGTTATAgcatggaatcccagaatcccagactgctttgggttggaaaagatcttaaatttcatctcattccaccctcCCGCCaaggtcagggacaccttccactagactaGGTTGCTCAAAACCTGGTAATATATAGATGTTGATAAAGCAGTTGATTTAAATacaatttgaaggaaaaaactgCACCAGGCAGGGTCAGACTGTATGGCTTCCACTATCAGAGTGGGAAGGCCAGAGGTTACACCTGTCAGCAGATAACCACTCAGTGTGGGGGTTCCACAATCTCCCTGGGGACTATAAAGCTTCTCTGCGAAGCCAAACTCCAAACAGGTTCTGCACCAGGCTTggctgttttcttccttttaaaaccCCAACCTGCTCTGAATTTCATCTGTTTTCACCTTCAGATAACATGTAAGAGCTTGGCTTTATTTCTTATTGTTTCAGCTGTGATGTGGTGAGGCTGGGGTGGGAAGAGGGTCACGTCCCATTGCCGGGGTGCTGGTGGAGGAGCCCAggtgctggtgccagcagcagtgcaggggctctgggtggctctgcagtgctccctgggctgtccccacaccacgctggtgccagcagcaggccAGGGGCTGTGGTGGCTCTCCGTGGGACAATGCTGGTGCTGGTGGCTCACTGAGCTGACACTGGGCTGCAGAGGTGACCCGCATGAACGCCGAGCACAAGTCTGGGTGTGGcatggagcagcagccctggctctggccGGGCTCTGGCCTTGCTGGGCAGCTGGTGGCAGTGTGGGTGCATGCCATGagtgctcctggcactgccaggctcaggTGGGGGCACTCTGCTCCGGCCTGTTTGTGTGACTGCCACAGCGACTTCACACACCGGCACAGAGCATCAAAAGGCTGCAGGGAATTCTGTCTGGGAGTGAATAGGCTGCCCTGGAATCAGCTTGCCCTGTCTTGTGCTGCAGTcggagctgggggagctgctggggctgatgcACTacatggaggggctgaggcTGATCTCCACGGTGGAGCTGGTGGCTCCCACGTCCGACGAGAACGTCACGGTGACGGACACGGAGCTCAGCGGGGTCCCCGTGCGCCTGTTCCTGCCCCAGAGGCCGCCTGCGGGGCTCAGGAGAGCCGTGCTCTTCTTCCACGGCGGCGGCTGGTGCCTGGGAGACGCAGGTGAGCCCTGCACATCGCGGCTGGGTCTGTGCCCACGCCTCACTGCCCTGCCTTTGGTTTCGTGGCACttggcacaggaggagcagggcacgGGGGTCTCACCAGCTGAAAACAGGGGAGGTTCGGGAAAGTCAGCTCAAAGTGCTGCCAAGGGGAACAgactgggctctgtgtgtgtgtgcccgtTCTCACATGCACTGGGCTTCCATTGCAGGCATGCATGGCTACGATCTCATGTCTCGGCGGATTTCAAACGAGCTGAATGCTGTCGTGGTGTCAGTCAAGTAAGAGATATTCTCCTTCCAGATGGGATGAGGGTTTGGAGTAAATTAATCTGTTTCAATTAATCTGATTTTTCAATGTTCCTGTGTTTGATTGCGTGCTTTCCTGCTGACTTACACACAtgtgtgagcagaggctgccagGGTGACAGGGGAATTGTGGCTGGTGGCTATTTTGGCTTTAGGGAGATGGGTGGGTAATAAAGCTGGGACAGACAGTTCCCACTtctcagagcacagaaacaaacaTCCCCCAACAGGGAGATGGAGTAAACCCTTCTCTTTATTAACAGCAGGTGCTAACACCCTGCTCTTGCCTCCCCCAGCTACAGGCTGGCCCCTCCGCACCGTTTCCCCGCCCAGTTTGAGGACGTGTACTCGGTGACCAAGTTCTTCCTGCAGGACAAGGTGCTGTCCCAGTACGGGGTGGACCCTGCGCGGGTCTGCGTGGCCGGGGACAGCGCCGGGGGCAACCTGGCTGCAGCCGTGGCACAGCAGGTACAGCACCGACGGTTTGCAGCTCAAAGAGGGTTTGTGCAGCCTCACCACCACTGAGGAAAGCTGCTCTCATGGTCTGTCAGGGTGTCACAGCCTGCGGGATTGtcacagggctctggggaccAGGCAGCTGTGCCTGAGCCACTCAGTGCCATCACAGGAGCTTTATGCCATCCAGACACCTGTCCCCTAAAAAGGCTCCCTGCCCTCCAGAGTCAGGCCTTACATCACTCCAACCTTAAGCTCGTGTTGTCTGGTTTAGGCATGATGTTTGCAAAGGGAATTTTAACTATGTGACTCATAAAGATGCAAATAGCagggaaaacaagcaaacaaaaaaaaaccctcactaAATTTTGCGGTGTCTGAGCATACAGTCTGGTGCCTTTTGCACTTCTCCTTCAGCTTTATTAAATAAAGTCAGCACCATGTTGTTGCTCTCTTGAGAAGCTGTTTGGGCTGCAACGAAACCCTGGGAATGGTGGTGAATTTACTGTGGATGCTGAAGGCAGAAGatgaaggagaaaatggaaaatttattAGTGAAGAGGGGAAAAGATTGACATGTAAGAAATGTCAATGTTCAATTCATCACATTTTGTTACATCTCTAAAATGCACAGAATTGCAATTGCTTGAGTTGTAACATCTCAGGGTTAAAAGCCAAACTGATGAACATGCTATAAATTGTGAGAAATGATAAAGAGACCCAGAAACATGAAAGCTTTATGATGTAATAGAAATTTTCAGTAGCTATAGAAAATTTTCTGTCAATACTTCAGAAAGCATcaaaatttcagaaagaatATTCCCCCAAAATCATTATCCTTCaatataagaaataaaataaaattatatttgatGTTTGAGAATTTTTTATTACAGCACGCTGTTCTAGATAACCTGCCTATAGATTCGGAATTTCTTTATCCTGGTTTTATCGATAATCTTATTTTGCTCACGTTGCAAAACGTGCGTTTTCATTCTTCACCTCGGACGATCTGTCCGTGCGGGAGAATCGACACCTTTCCCGATTCTTTGCAACGGgttctgttttcctgcagctgtcGGAGGACCCTGAAGTGAAAACCAAGCTGAAAGCTCAGGTTCTGATCTACCCCGCGCTGCAGGCGCTGGACCTGGACCTGCCGTCGTACCGGGACAACGCGCAGAAGCCGCTGCTGCCGCGGGCGCTGATGCTGCGCTTCTGGAGCGAGTACCTGAGCCCGGAGCCGGCCCTGCGCGCCGCCATGGCCCGCGGCCGCCACGTGCCGCCCGAGGCCgcgccgctgctgccgctgctcaACTGGAGCCGCTGGCTGCCCGCCGACATGCGGGGCGCCCACGCCTACGAGGGCCCGGCCCTGGCTgccgcggggccggcgcggcGCGTCCCGGGGCTGCTGGACCCGCGAGCGTGCCCGCTGCTGGCCCCCGAGGCGCGGCTGCGCCGCCTGCCCCCGGCCCTGGTGCTGACCTGCGAGCACGACGTGCTGCGCGACGACGGCGCCATGTACGCGGCCCGGCTGCGCGCCGCCGGCGTGCCCGTCACGCACCACCACGCCAAGGACGCCTTCCACGGCGCCGTGACCTTCCTGGCCTGGCCGCTGGAGCTGGCCGTGGGCCGGCGGCTCTTCGACACCTGCGTGCGCTGGCTGAAGGAGAGCCTGTGAGCCGAAGTCAGCCCCTCGCGTGCCCAGGCGGGACTGGAGCTCCGCTGCATTTTGGCCGCGATCGCCGTCCCCCTTTGCGATCCTCgcggtgctggggctggagcgTTTCCCACCCTGTCTGGCAGGAAATCAGCCTGATCCCAACCCAACGTTCCTCCAGTGCTACCATCCGAACCTCAAACCCCCAGAGTGCCGGGACTGCCCCGGGTTCCTCCTCTGGCCCCGCAGCCTCTGGGATCTGCTGCCcgctctctgctgctgcttctctctcctGTCGCACCTTCAGTCCGTGGTGTGTGCCCGAGGCCAGGTGCCTGCGGGCACACGGGACGTGCTCGGGGCCGTTCCTTCTGTCCCCTCTGGCTCTGTGGGATGTGGCAGCGGGGCCccgctgctgccagggctgcagggaagcaccgggagctgcaggaggctcggggcagctgcagggacctgCCCCATCACAGGCTGCTCCCGCTCTGCACAGCTTGAGGGAGGTGCTTGGAAACCCAGTGGGATGGCTAAAAATTGTGCAAGTGTTTTG
This window harbors:
- the AADAC gene encoding arylacetamide deacetylase, with the protein product MGARLLCLCLLTALLAYYIYSPLPPELAQPGTVMLLSAAIRALGHLSELGELLGLMHYMEGLRLISTVELVAPTSDENVTVTDTELSGVPVRLFLPQRPPAGLRRAVLFFHGGGWCLGDAGMHGYDLMSRRISNELNAVVVSVNYRLAPPHRFPAQFEDVYSVTKFFLQDKVLSQYGVDPARVCVAGDSAGGNLAAAVAQQLSEDPEVKTKLKAQVLIYPALQALDLDLPSYRDNAQKPLLPRALMLRFWSEYLSPEPALRAAMARGRHVPPEAAPLLPLLNWSRWLPADMRGAHAYEGPALAAAGPARRVPGLLDPRACPLLAPEARLRRLPPALVLTCEHDVLRDDGAMYAARLRAAGVPVTHHHAKDAFHGAVTFLAWPLELAVGRRLFDTCVRWLKESL